The Streptomyces sp. 11x1 genomic sequence GCGGCCGCGTCCTCCAGCCCGAGGACGCCGGCGACCGCGGCGGCGGTGATCTCGCCGGAACTGTGGCCGCACACCGCGGCGGGCCGGACCCCCAGCTCCCCGAGCGCGGTCGCCACCGCGTGGCCGACGGCGAAGAGGGCCGGCTGTGCCAGCGCGGGCCGGTTCAGCTCGTCGGCGGGGAAGTCCGGGTCGCGGACGGCCTGCCGGATCCTCGCGGCCAGCGGGGAGGCGAAAGCGTCGAGGCACCGGTCGAGCGCCGGGCCGAAACCGGGGAGGGCGGTGAAGGGCGCGGCCATTCCCGGGCGTTGGGTACCGCCACCGGGAAAGAGGAGGATCACCGGGGCGGGGCCGCCGGGCATGGGCGCGGTGCCCCGGAAGGTCCCGGTCCGGGTGGCGAGGCGCTCGGCGACCTCGGCACTCGTGCGACCCGTGACGGCCAGCCGCTCGCCCAGGGCCGGGCGCCCGTTGACCAGGGTGCCGCAGACCTCACCGAGATCCGGATCGTGCTTTCGGAGATGAACGGCCAGCCCGTCCACCATCCGGTCGAGCGCCTCGGAATCACCCGCCGACAACAAAACGAGCCGCTCACGCGGTTCCCGCGGTCCCGGTGCGGGGGAGGGGACGGCCGGCCGGGGCGGCGTCCGGGCCGCCTCGGAAGCGGAGGTTCCGTGTGACCCGAGGGCCTGCGCAGGGGCCGCCGCGAGGACCTTCGTGCGGGCCCACTCGTGGGAGACCACGATCCTGGGACCGGCTGTTCCGCGCGCGGCCGCCGCGTCGGGGCCGCCTGGCACCGGCGTCAGCCCGGCTCCCTCGGCGGCCGACTCGCGCGGGGTGCCGGTCCCCCGGGCGGTCGGCTCGCGCGGCGGTGCTTGTTCGATCACGACATGGGCGTTGGTGCCGCCGATGCCGAACGCGCTCACCCCGGCGCGTCGCGGGCCCTCGCCGGGCCACGGGACGGCCTCCGTGGGGATGTACAGGGCGCAGCCCTCGGTCTCCAGCAGGGGGTTGGCCTCGGTGAACCCCGCGACGGGCGGAATCACGCCGCTGCGTACCACGAGCAGGGCCCTGATCAGCGCGGCGACTCCCGCGGCGGCGTCGAGGTGGCCGACGCTCGCCTTCAGCGCGCCCACCGCCACGCTGCCCGGCCGGGCCCCGCCCTCGCGCAGCGCGGCGTCGGCCGCCGTCCACTCGATCGGGTCCCCGATCCGGGTGCCCGTGGCATGGGCCTCCAGGAAGCCGATGGAGCCGCCGTCGACCTCGGCCGTGTCCAGTGCCGCGCCGATCACCCGCCGCTGCCCCGCAGAGGAGGGCGCGTAGTAACCGGCCTTCGCGTGACCGTCGTTGTTGATCGCGCTGCCCAGGATGACACCGTACGGTTCGGGGTCGTCGTCGGTGACGTCCGACAGCCGGCGCAGCACCACCGCGCCCGCGCCCGACCCGGCGATCACCCCGTCCGCGTACCGGTCGAACGGACGGCAGACCCCCGTCGCGGACAGCACACCCCCCGGCTGGTGCAGATGGCCCGCCTGGGGGTAGCCGAACCCGGCCCCCACCACCAGGGCCTGGTCGCAGTCCCCGCCGAGCAGCGCCTGCACCGCCAGGTGCACGGCCACGAGGGAGGAGGAGCACGCCGTCTGCACGGCGAAGGCAGGCCCGGTCAGGCCGAGCCGGTAGGCCACGCGGCTGGCCATGAAGTCCGGCTCGGTTCCATGGATCACGTCGTCCAGCAGGCCGGGATCGAGATGGCCGCCACGGACCATCGCGCGCATGTAGCCGCTGCCGGTCATCGACGCGTAGACGCTGGTCACCAGGGTGTCGTCGCGGGGCGGAACCCCGGCGTCCGCGAGGGCGTTGTGCGCGATCTCCAGCATCCAGCGATGCTGGGGGTCCATCAGCTCCGCCTCACGACCGCGGATCCGGAAGAAGTCGTGGTCGAAGCGGTCCCAGTCGTCGAGATGGCCGCGTACGGGCACATAGTCCGGGTCGGAGGCCAACGCGGCTGGTACGCCGGCCGCGAGCAACTCCTCGCGCGCGTATGTCCGGCTGTGCACAAGGCCCCGGAGTTGTGCGTCCCACCACTCGTCCATTTCCCGGGGACCCGGTAACCGTGCCGCCATACCGATGACCGCGACGTCCAGGGAACGATCCCGACTCGTCACAACGTCCCCCATCATGCCGTTGGAAATCGGATATTCCATCAGATGCTGCGTCGATGCCGTGTCGCCTCGTGATCATATTCATGATGCAGGCAGACTCAACCCTATTTTGGGAAAAGGAGGTTGGCAGGAAACGATCAGACATGGCAACGTCGGACGCCGCTGATTGCGAAGGGGGTCGACGAGTTGCAGTCGAGGGAATCGCCGGGGGAAGGACTGCACGACGTCTTCGCCGCGTGGGCGGCCGCACAGCCGCGCCGCACGGCGCTCATTGCGGGAAACGCCCAGGTCTCCTACGGGGAGTTGGATGCCCGTGCCGAGCGATGGGCCGACCGGCTCGCCGCCGCCGGTGTCACGCCGGGGCATCTCGTGCCGATCCTGATGCCGCGCTCCGTGGACCTGGTCGTCGCCCTGCTCGCCGTCCTCAAATGCGGCGCCGCCTACGCGTTGCTCGATCCCGACTGGCCGGCCACCCGTCTCGACGCCGTGGTCGACCGGCTCCGCCCGCCCCTCGTGGTCGCCCGACCGGGCACGGCGGCGCGGTTCGTCTCAGCACCGGTGTGGTCCCCGTCCGACGACAGCCCGGGGCAGAGCCACGCCCGACGCGCCGCCGTGACGGTGCGGGACAGCGACGCGTGCTGTGTGTTCTTCACGTCCGGCACCACGGGACGGCCCAAGGCTGTGGTGAGTCCGCACCGGGCCACGGCGCGGCTCTTCCGGCCCGGCACCTTCGCCCGCTTCGACCGGGACACGGTCGTCCCCCTCGCGGCGGCACCACCATGGGACGCGTTCTCCCTCGAACTGTGGGCCGCGCTCCACAACGGCGGCGCCTGCGTCCTGATCGACGAGCCGTTCCTGACGGCCGAGACCCTACGGGCGCTGGTCACCGACCACGGAGTGAACACGGTGTGGCTGACCAGCAGCCTGTTCAACCTGATCGTCGACGAGGACCTCTCCGCGCTGCGCGGTCTGTCCCAGCTGATGATCGGCGGTGAACGCCTGTCCGCCCGCCACGTCGGCCGCTTCCTCGACCGGTTCCCCGGCACGGCCCTCGTCAACGGCTACGGCCCGGTCGAGAGCACGGTGTTCACCACCACCCACCGCGTCACCGTCGCGGACACCGCCCGCCCGGGCGGCATCCCGCTCGGCCGGCCGGTGCCCGGCACCTCCGTCTTCGTCCTCCGGGGCGACCGGCCCTGCGCTCCCGGGGAGCCCGGGGAGATCTGCGTCGCGGGCGACGGCCTGGCCCACGGCTACCTCGGTGAACCGGCCCTCACCGCCGAGAAGTTCACGGACGTCGACATCCTCGGTGAACGGGTCCGGCTGTACCGCACCGGAGACCTGGGAGTCCTCGACGAGAACGGGATCATGGAGTTCCGCGGGCGGCTCGACCGGCAGGTCAAGGTCCGGGGCAACCGCGTCGAACCGAGCGAGGTGGAGCGGCAGATCGTCGACCTGGTCCCTTCCGTCGCCGACTGCCGGGTGGTCCCCCGCTGGAACGAACTCGACGGCGCCTTCGACCTGGTCGCCTTCTGCGTACCGCACCTGCCCGCCGACGCACCGCCGGAAGCCCCGACAGGCGTAGGCGCGGAAGGGCCTACGGGCACACATCCCGACGTCTCCGAGAACGCGCCGACGCACGCCCTCGCGGAAGTGACCGCCCACGTCCCCACGGAAGTGACCGCACACGTCCCCACGGAAGTGTCGGCGGTGCTCGCCCGGCATCTGCCCGCGCACCAACGTCCCGCCGCCGTCGCCGTCGTGGACGCCTTCCCCTTGACCGGCACCGGCAAGCTGGACGACAAGGCCCTGCTCGCGAGCCTGCCCGACGCGCCGGACGAAACTCACCACGGCCCCGTCGACGACCCGCTCGTCCGCCTCGTGTGCCAGGCGTTCGCCGCGGTACTGGGCCGACGGTCCGTACGACCGCACACCCCGTTCTTCGAGCTCGGCGGCTCCTCGCTCCAGGCCGCCCGCGCCTGCACCCGGATCGGAAGACACACGGGTCGCCCGGTTCCCCTGTCGAGCCTGTACGAGAACCCGTCGGCCGAACGCCTCGGCACCTGGCTGCGGTCGACGCCGGCCCCGCCCCCGTCGCGCCGCCGCACGGTGACATCCCGCCAACCCCCATGGAACTGGTCTTCCTCACCCGCCATCTGACGGCGCCCCAGGACCTGTCCCAGTACTGCCTGATGACGTGGCACCTCGACGACCGGCTCGACCCGGAGGCCCTGGAGGCGGCCGTCGCCGCCGTCCACGCGCGGCACCAGAGCCTGCGCACCGCCTTCCGCGTGGACCCCCGGCCGCGTGCCGAGGTCACCGACGTCCCCGCCCCGCCCCTGGAACTGCTGGACGCCCGGCCGACCCTCGACGAGGCGGTCGTCGCGCTGCGGGCGCTCTTCGCGGAGCCCCTCGAACCGCGGGACGCCGATCTGTGGCGCACCGCGCTGGTCCCGGTGACCGACCGCGGCGGCTGGCTCTTCGGGGTCCTGGTCCACCACATCGTCTTCGACGGACGGTCGGAGTCCGTCCTGGCACGCGACCTGTCGGACGCCTACGCCGGACGAGAGCCGGGCCCCGTCCCGCCCACCCTGGCCGAACGGACGGCACTGACGGCGGCGGCCACCGCTGTGACCGACCCGGCGGCGCGTACGGCTCGGGCACGGCAGGAGTTCCGGGACGTGCCCGAGCTCCGCTGGCCCGAACCGCCCGGCCCCGGCGAGAGCGGCACGCGCCACCTCGACAGGTCCGTACCCGGCCCCCTCGCGGCAGGTCTCGACGTGCGGGGTACGGCGCTCGGAGCGAGCAGGTTCGTGGTGCTGCTGTCGGCCTGGGCCGACACGCTGGCCGAGATCTGCGGGCAGCGGGACTTCGCGGTGGGCGTCCCCGTCGCCGAACGCACCCTCCCCGAGCTGGACCGCGCTGTCGGCTGCCTGATCGACGTGGTGCCGGTGCGCCTGCGCGGCGCGGCCGCGGCCGGCGGCGACGACGGCATACGGGAGACCGGCCGGCTGGTCCACCAGGCCTTCGGCCGGGGCGTCGTCCCCTTCACGGCCGTCGCCGAGAGCGCCACGACGACCGCGGGGCGACCGCCGGTGTTCCAGACTCTCTTCGCTCTCCAGGACAACCCGCCACCCCGACTCGACCTCCCCGGCGTCGTCTCCACGCATCTGCGCCAGCCGTACCCGGCCCTTCCGCTGGAGCTGCACCTGGAGGTGTGGCCGGACGAGGACGGCGCCCTCGACATGGTCCTGTCCCACCGACGCGAAGCCGTCGCCGACGTCACCGCCCGGAAACTGCTCGACGGCTTCCACGACCGTCTGACCTGCATCGCGGCCGGAGCCCTCTGATGACCGTGGTGACCTGCGACCCCGCCGGTGTCGTCGACCCGGAGCTGCACGCCTCCGGCGAGGTGCACGAGGTGTGGCGTCGGATGAGACGGCACACACCGGTCCACTGGCACGAGCCGGGCGACCTGCCGGGCTTCTGGTCGCTCACCCGGTACGCGGACATCCGGGACGTGTACCAGAACCCGGCCGTCTTCAGCTCCGCCCGGGGCGTCCTGCTACGGCCGACCGAGCTGGGGGAGGACCCCGGCAGCGGCCTCACCATGGCCCTCACCGACCCGCCCCGGCACCGCGCCCTGCGCGGGCAGCTGGCCGACCGCTTCAGTGAGCGGTGCGCCCGCTCACTGGCGGACGAGCTGCGCGCCGAGATCCGTTCGGTGGTGACGCGCGCCGTCGAGTCGGGCACCTGTGACGTCGTCGACGACATCGGCGCCCGGCTCTCCGGCCTCAACATCGGCAGACTCCTCGGCGTGCCGCCGCAGGACCGGGAGCGGTTGCTGACCTGGACCACGGAGGCGTTCGCATCCGGCAGGCCGCTCACCAGCCACCTCCCCCTCATGCAGTACTTCATCGATCTGATGTACGCGCGGATGGAGGAGCCCGCCGACGACGCCATGAGCAGGTTCGTCACCGAGGAGGTGCAGGGCGAGCTGTCGACCGAGACCGAGATCCTGCTGGGTGTCGAGAACCTCGTCGGAGCGTCGGAGAACGCCGGTCTGTCGATGGCCGCCGGGATCCTCGCCCTCGCCGCGCATCCACGGCAGTGGGAACGGCTGGTGCGGGAGAGGGACGACGAACTCGTCAGGACCGCCGCGGAGGAGGTGCTGCGATGGACCAGCAGCGCCACGCACAGCATGCGGACGGCCACGGTGGACACGGTCCTCGGGGGCCGGCGGATCGCCGCCGGCGACCGTGTCGTGCTCTGGATCCCGTCCGCCAACCGGGACGAGTCGGTGTTCCCGGACGCGGACCGTTTCGACCTCGGCAGGCAGCCCAACCGTCATCTGGCTCTGGGCACGGGCGAACACGTCTGCATCGGCAGCACCATGGCGCGCCATCAGACCCGGATGCTCCTGGAGACGCTCGTGGAGCGGGTCGCCGTCGTCGAACTCGTCGGGGACGCGGAGCCGCTGCGTTCGATCACGGTCAACGGCCCCGCTCACGCCACCGTGCGCCTGATCGCCCGCTGAGGTCACACGGGCCCGGCCGCCGGCGCGTTCTCCGCGGGGCCGGGCTCCGTCCGGCGGGCGCGCTGCCGGTGTTCCGCCCAGCGGACGGCGAACGGCGCGGCCAGGCCGGTCAGGGCGAACAGGACCCCGACGACGTACCACCCGGGGCGGCCCCAGGTGATGCAGAGCGAGATGATCAGGGCCGGTCCGAGGGCGTCGGCCAGCCCCGCGCCCAGGCCGAACACTCCCAGGTACTGCCCCGTGGCGTGTCGCGGGGCGAGGGCGAAGGACACCTCGAAGCCCGCGGCGGAGTACCACAGTTCGCCGATCGTGTGGATCACCGCGGCCGTGAGGAGCAGGGCCGCGGCGGCCCACGCCGGTAGGCCCGCCGCCAGCGAGATCAGCGAGCAGGACACGAGGAAGGCCACGCCGGCCCTGCGGTAGGCGTCGCCGCCGGCGGCGGGGGAGACGACGCTGCGGCTGGCCTGCACCTGGAACGCGATGACGATGACGGTGCTGGTGAGGATGGTGCCCGAGATCAGCCAGTGCGGCGCCGTGGTGGCGCCGACCAGCCAGAGCGGGATGCCCACGGTGAGCACCTTGAACTGCACGGCCATCACGCCGTCCAGGGCGGTGAGCAGCAGATAGGGGCGATCGCGCAGCGCGGTCCAGCGGGGCCCGTCGACGGCGGGCAGCGGCGCGACCGGCGGGAGGAGGACCAGGACCGCCGCCGAGAACACGAACGCGACCGCGTTGCCGACGACCATCAACTGGTAGGCGGTGAGCGTACCCACCTGCACCACCCAACCCGCCAGCACGGCGCCGAGGGAGATGCCGAGGTTGGTCACCGCGCGCAGATAGGCACGGAACTCCTGCGGCCGGTCCCCTCCGTAGTGCCTGATGAGCGGGGAGCGGGCGGCCGTCCCCGCCGTCTTCGCCCCCGCCGCCGCGCAGACCGCGAGCACGAACGGCCAGAAGCTGTCCGCCAGTACGAAACCGGCCGTGGCCGCGGCCTGCACCGTGAGGGTGACCGCGAACACGCCGCGCGCCCCGAACCGGTCCGCCAGATGACCGACCGTGACGCCCAGGGCCAGCGCGACCAGACCCGCCAGCCCGAGACCGAGCCCCACCTGGTCCGCCGGAAGGCGCACCGCCTGCGTGAAGTACAGGACGCCGGCGGTCAGATAGAGGCCGCTGCCGATGGTGTAGACGAAGTTCGAGGCCGCGAGCACGCGTTGCGGCCGGGTGTCCGGGATCAGGCGGGGCACGGCGCGACTCCACATCACGGTCGGCGAGTACGGGCCTGGCCAGCTTTGTTGTGCAGTACCTGCCAAAGCAAGAGCGCCGTGCCGCCCGGCCGAACCACGCCGCGCACGGCGCGCACGGCACGGAAACCCGCTCGCGAGCTCGTCGTCCGCCGACGACAATGCGGACCGACGACATTGCCGGCCGACGGCGGCACTCCGGCCGACGGCATTGCTCTGGCCACCCCACCGTTGACAGGAGCGTTCCGATGACCAGCCCGCAGCACGCCCACGCCGGCCTGGACGGCCTCGTGATGGGTGACGCGTTCGGCGACAGCTGGTTCACGCGCTCCGACGAGAACGCCGAGGAGCTGTGGGCCGCACGCGCGCCCCGTCCGCGACCCTGGCTGTGGACGGACGACTCCGCCATGGCCTTCGTCCTGTTCGCCCACCTGACGGCCCGCGACGAGATCCGTCCGGACGCCCTGGCGGAGGAGCTCGCCGCCGAGTACGCCCGGGACCCCCGGCGCAAGTACGGGCCGTCGATGCACGGTGTGCTGCGGGACATCCGGGAGGGCGGTGACTGGCGGGCCGTCACCAGCGCACGGTTCGGCGGGCAGGGCTCCTACGGAAACGGCGCCGCCATGCGTGTCGCGCCGCTCGGCGCGTGGTTCCGCGACGACCTGCCCGCCGCACGCGACCAGGCCACGCTGTCCGCGCTGACCACGCACGCGCACCCCGAGGCCGTGGCGGGCGCCGTCGCCGTGGCGGTCGCGGCGGCGCTGGCGGCCGCCGGCGCGAGCCAGGGCGCCCCGTCGCGCCCGGAGTTCCTGCGGGAGGTCGCCGACCAGGTGCCGGACGGCGACGTCCGCTCGCGGCTCCTGGTGGCCGCAACCTTCCCCGAGCGCACTTCGGTCCGTCACGCGGCGACCGTCCTGGGCTCCGGGACACTCATCTCGGCCCCGGACACGGTCCCGTTCGCCCTGTGGTCCGCCGCGGGCCACCTGGACGACCTGACCGAGGCACTGTGGCAGACCGTCGCCGGGTGGGGCGACCGCGACACCACCTGCGCCATCGCGGGCGGCGTCGTCGCGTCCCGCACCGGCACGGCAGGCGTCCCGACGTCCTGGCACGACGCCCGCGAGCCCATCCCCACCTGGAGCCGCTGGAATCCCCCGGCGGCGATGACGACAGGGTCCCGCTCCTGACAGCGGCGGCCTGTGCCGACGGCCGCGGTCTGTGCCGACAGCCGTCAGGCCAGCCACCCCTCGTCGCGCATGATGCCCCTCCCGCGGAGTTCCGGCTCGCCGCGCCAGGCGCGCACGGTCTCCGGGACCACGCGGACGTACACGAACGCCCCCTCTTCCGCGCGCGGATCCCACCCGAACTTGTCGGTGAACGCCCGCGCCGCGGCTTCGGGCACCTCCGCGTCGGGGAAGCACTCCGCCCGCCCCTGGAGGAGCACCACGTCGAAGGTGTCCGGCAGCGACAGGCGTACGCGCGGCTCCTCCCGCACGTTCCGCACGGTCACGGAAGCGGCGCCGGTGCACATCCACACAGCCCGCCCGTCCCACGAGAACCACAGCGGCACCTGGTGCGGCCCGTGATCGGGGTGAGCCGTCGACACCCACACGTCCCGCTCGGTGACGAGGCGGTCCAGCGTGTCACGCACACGCTCCGCGGCCGGGCGGCGAACGACTCCCGTGGTCTCCATGAGGGCCGACCCTAGCCATGCGCAGGCCGGCACGCCTGAGGCGCGGGACCTACGCCCAGCGACCGACGAACCCTCCTCCCAGCCCCGTCGGCCACTACGACCGTCTGCTTCAGGCCGAGGCCGCCGCCCGCCCGCACGGCAGAGGGTGGCGCACCGCAACCGCAGTGGCTGAAAATGTGTCTCTCATCGCGCGGCGCGGCGATTCGCCGGGGGGCGGGGCTTCGACGCACGGCGGCCTTGGGGGGCTGGAATGAACACATGGACATTGCCCGGATACACCGAGTCGGTCGAACTCGGGTCCGGGGCGAGCGGGCGGGTGGTCCTCGCCGTGCACGAGGAGACCGGCGTGCCGGTGGCCGTCAAGTACCTCAGCGAGTCGCTGCGAGGCCGGCCGGGCTTCGTACGCGACTTCCGTACCGAGGCGCGCCTCCTCGGCGGGTTGGAGAGCCCCTTCGTCACCGAGCTGTACGAGTACGTCGAGGGCCCGGACGGTGCCGCCATCGTGATGGAGCTGGTGGACGGCGTCTCGTTGCGCGCCGTGCTGAAGCGGGAGGCCCCGCTCGGCCCGGAGGCCGCGCTCGTCATCCTCAAGGGATCACTGCTCGGACTGGCGGACGCGCACCGCGTCGGCGTCGTCCACCGCGACTACAAGCCGGAGAACGTCCTGGTCGCGCCGGACGGATCCTCCAAGCTGGTCGACTTCGGCATCGCGGTGGACGCGGGAACCAGCCAAGGAGTGGCGGGAACCCCCTCCTACATGGCCCCGGAACAGTGGACCGGATCGCCCGCCTCGCCCGCCGCCGACGTGTACGCGGCCGCCGCCACCTTCTTCGAATGCCTGACCGGCCACAAGCCGTACCGCGGCGACAACCTCGCGGCGCTCGCGGTGCAGCACGTCGACGCACCCGTCCCCGCCGACGAGGTGCCGGAGGGGGTGCGTGAGCTGGTGCGCCGGGGGCTGGCGAAGGATCCGGAGGATCGGCCCGCGGAGGCCGAGGCCTTCGTCAGGGAACTGGAGGCGGCCGCCCTCGCGGGCTACGGGCCCAAGTGGGAGG encodes the following:
- a CDS encoding amino acid adenylation domain-containing protein; the encoded protein is MQSRESPGEGLHDVFAAWAAAQPRRTALIAGNAQVSYGELDARAERWADRLAAAGVTPGHLVPILMPRSVDLVVALLAVLKCGAAYALLDPDWPATRLDAVVDRLRPPLVVARPGTAARFVSAPVWSPSDDSPGQSHARRAAVTVRDSDACCVFFTSGTTGRPKAVVSPHRATARLFRPGTFARFDRDTVVPLAAAPPWDAFSLELWAALHNGGACVLIDEPFLTAETLRALVTDHGVNTVWLTSSLFNLIVDEDLSALRGLSQLMIGGERLSARHVGRFLDRFPGTALVNGYGPVESTVFTTTHRVTVADTARPGGIPLGRPVPGTSVFVLRGDRPCAPGEPGEICVAGDGLAHGYLGEPALTAEKFTDVDILGERVRLYRTGDLGVLDENGIMEFRGRLDRQVKVRGNRVEPSEVERQIVDLVPSVADCRVVPRWNELDGAFDLVAFCVPHLPADAPPEAPTGVGAEGPTGTHPDVSENAPTHALAEVTAHVPTEVTAHVPTEVSAVLARHLPAHQRPAAVAVVDAFPLTGTGKLDDKALLASLPDAPDETHHGPVDDPLVRLVCQAFAAVLGRRSVRPHTPFFELGGSSLQAARACTRIGRHTGRPVPLSSLYENPSAERLGTWLRSTPAPPPSRRRTVTSRQPPWNWSSSPAI
- a CDS encoding type I polyketide synthase; amino-acid sequence: MDEWWDAQLRGLVHSRTYAREELLAAGVPAALASDPDYVPVRGHLDDWDRFDHDFFRIRGREAELMDPQHRWMLEIAHNALADAGVPPRDDTLVTSVYASMTGSGYMRAMVRGGHLDPGLLDDVIHGTEPDFMASRVAYRLGLTGPAFAVQTACSSSLVAVHLAVQALLGGDCDQALVVGAGFGYPQAGHLHQPGGVLSATGVCRPFDRYADGVIAGSGAGAVVLRRLSDVTDDDPEPYGVILGSAINNDGHAKAGYYAPSSAGQRRVIGAALDTAEVDGGSIGFLEAHATGTRIGDPIEWTAADAALREGGARPGSVAVGALKASVGHLDAAAGVAALIRALLVVRSGVIPPVAGFTEANPLLETEGCALYIPTEAVPWPGEGPRRAGVSAFGIGGTNAHVVIEQAPPREPTARGTGTPRESAAEGAGLTPVPGGPDAAAARGTAGPRIVVSHEWARTKVLAAAPAQALGSHGTSASEAARTPPRPAVPSPAPGPREPRERLVLLSAGDSEALDRMVDGLAVHLRKHDPDLGEVCGTLVNGRPALGERLAVTGRTSAEVAERLATRTGTFRGTAPMPGGPAPVILLFPGGGTQRPGMAAPFTALPGFGPALDRCLDAFASPLAARIRQAVRDPDFPADELNRPALAQPALFAVGHAVATALGELGVRPAAVCGHSSGEITAAAVAGVLGLEDAAAFITERGRAMQDCPEGAMVAIGADVKQALALAEEWGLGLDVAAVNGPDSCVLGGPAEQVDEYLRRIGDTCFVRRLRYSHAGHSRLIEPALPALSRAMSRIALRPSALPIALNESGRVVAAGTVLPSDTFVTQVGRPVLFGAALDALAEHIPDAVAVEIGPGRPLSPSAEAAGLPVVALDRARDTPASTVLAGVGALWALGRPVAVDGLTGTGRRARLPGYPFRGPRTVAPEALASVEEPLPGTRPQSSTATQEPPADEHPAPVDATEGVTRIWAELLGRDDFPADADFFKEGGDSLLITRLIRRVNTEFEIRVPVREMLARRTLDGHIAVVHRIQDESTR
- a CDS encoding pyridoxamine 5'-phosphate oxidase family protein, whose product is METTGVVRRPAAERVRDTLDRLVTERDVWVSTAHPDHGPHQVPLWFSWDGRAVWMCTGAASVTVRNVREEPRVRLSLPDTFDVVLLQGRAECFPDAEVPEAAARAFTDKFGWDPRAEEGAFVYVRVVPETVRAWRGEPELRGRGIMRDEGWLA
- a CDS encoding MFS transporter → MPRLIPDTRPQRVLAASNFVYTIGSGLYLTAGVLYFTQAVRLPADQVGLGLGLAGLVALALGVTVGHLADRFGARGVFAVTLTVQAAATAGFVLADSFWPFVLAVCAAAGAKTAGTAARSPLIRHYGGDRPQEFRAYLRAVTNLGISLGAVLAGWVVQVGTLTAYQLMVVGNAVAFVFSAAVLVLLPPVAPLPAVDGPRWTALRDRPYLLLTALDGVMAVQFKVLTVGIPLWLVGATTAPHWLISGTILTSTVIVIAFQVQASRSVVSPAAGGDAYRRAGVAFLVSCSLISLAAGLPAWAAAALLLTAAVIHTIGELWYSAAGFEVSFALAPRHATGQYLGVFGLGAGLADALGPALIISLCITWGRPGWYVVGVLFALTGLAAPFAVRWAEHRQRARRTEPGPAENAPAAGPV
- a CDS encoding ADP-ribosylglycohydrolase family protein; the encoded protein is MTSPQHAHAGLDGLVMGDAFGDSWFTRSDENAEELWAARAPRPRPWLWTDDSAMAFVLFAHLTARDEIRPDALAEELAAEYARDPRRKYGPSMHGVLRDIREGGDWRAVTSARFGGQGSYGNGAAMRVAPLGAWFRDDLPAARDQATLSALTTHAHPEAVAGAVAVAVAAALAAAGASQGAPSRPEFLREVADQVPDGDVRSRLLVAATFPERTSVRHAATVLGSGTLISAPDTVPFALWSAAGHLDDLTEALWQTVAGWGDRDTTCAIAGGVVASRTGTAGVPTSWHDAREPIPTWSRWNPPAAMTTGSRS
- a CDS encoding condensation domain-containing protein; its protein translation is MELVFLTRHLTAPQDLSQYCLMTWHLDDRLDPEALEAAVAAVHARHQSLRTAFRVDPRPRAEVTDVPAPPLELLDARPTLDEAVVALRALFAEPLEPRDADLWRTALVPVTDRGGWLFGVLVHHIVFDGRSESVLARDLSDAYAGREPGPVPPTLAERTALTAAATAVTDPAARTARARQEFRDVPELRWPEPPGPGESGTRHLDRSVPGPLAAGLDVRGTALGASRFVVLLSAWADTLAEICGQRDFAVGVPVAERTLPELDRAVGCLIDVVPVRLRGAAAAGGDDGIRETGRLVHQAFGRGVVPFTAVAESATTTAGRPPVFQTLFALQDNPPPRLDLPGVVSTHLRQPYPALPLELHLEVWPDEDGALDMVLSHRREAVADVTARKLLDGFHDRLTCIAAGAL
- a CDS encoding cytochrome P450, whose protein sequence is MTVVTCDPAGVVDPELHASGEVHEVWRRMRRHTPVHWHEPGDLPGFWSLTRYADIRDVYQNPAVFSSARGVLLRPTELGEDPGSGLTMALTDPPRHRALRGQLADRFSERCARSLADELRAEIRSVVTRAVESGTCDVVDDIGARLSGLNIGRLLGVPPQDRERLLTWTTEAFASGRPLTSHLPLMQYFIDLMYARMEEPADDAMSRFVTEEVQGELSTETEILLGVENLVGASENAGLSMAAGILALAAHPRQWERLVRERDDELVRTAAEEVLRWTSSATHSMRTATVDTVLGGRRIAAGDRVVLWIPSANRDESVFPDADRFDLGRQPNRHLALGTGEHVCIGSTMARHQTRMLLETLVERVAVVELVGDAEPLRSITVNGPAHATVRLIAR